A region of the Denitrificimonas caeni genome:
CCATTCGCTCAGTGCAGATTGGAGCGGCGGCAATAAGCGTCCTCCTTGATACAAGGCCACAGAGTAGGCAGTCGGAATCCCTTCTCGCTCCCAACGCGTCAGTTGCTGTACGCTTGCCCTCAATTGTTTTTGTGCCGCTAATTTAGGTTCAACAGGCTCACCGCTAAGCCCGCGAAATAGCACTAAATCATTTTGCGCATGCTGAATTAACCGTTGGTTATGGTTGAAACTGGCCAGCATTGCTAACAGTAAAAACACTGCAACAATGCCAGCAAATTGCGCTGCTGTTTTCTCCATGACGGTTAAACTGAGCCGACTCACCTTACGGCTCAGCAAAATCGCTGGAAACGGTAGAACGGCTGCAGCTGTAACATGAACCGTGCTGACTAAACCTGTGCGTTGCGCAAGATAGGCTTGCCAAAGATTATTCGGCAATGCAAGCACCGGTGCAAAGTGCACAGCTACAGCCTGCAATGACAGTGATGACGTACCTGCTTGGGGCAATTGCCAGAGCGGCAAATAGGTGTGCTGTAACCACTGCAAGGCATGTTCTAAGTTAACCATTAATGGTAATGGATAGGTTTCGTGGGCATGACGATCGAGCCAGCCGTCTAAGGTTCCTAATGAGGTGTGCCCCTCAGCAACCTGTATAGCTTGCCCAGTTTTGGCGCTAAACCATAATGGGGCCTTGCTCTGCGCAACGGCAGGCTGAGCAGAGTGCAATGGATTTAAGTACAGCACGCACCACATTTCTGGCTGATATGCCATATAGCGAGAAGCTTGTGCAATTGCTCGCCGCCAAGCAAACACCGACTCCAATAATGCGTCTTGATCGGTCAATTGCTCAGGCAGTACTGGCAGCATGATGGCGACTCTAGAGAGCAATTCTGGACGCTGTTCAGCTAACCAATGCACCGTCTGCAAAAAACTTTCGTTATCTGCAACACTTAAATACCAACCTGCTTGTAACTCTCGATACGAATCAGCCAGAGGTTGCTCTAAGCCACATACCAATACTAAAGTGCCTTGAAAGCCCTGCGCCGGTAACAGTTGCTCATCAAAAACTGGCTGCGCTTTTTGACGCTGCTGATAAAGCTGATAGTTAGCTGAGCTTAAAACAGCAGCCAACGCGATCAGCAGCACGCTTAATAACACGCTCAAGCCCAAGCCCAGCAGCCAAAAACCCCACAGCAACCACAACGCCAAACCAAGTGCACAGGACACTAAGGTTTGTTTTATCCAAATGTGCATGGTGTGTCCTTAATGCAATAACTGTTGCAGTTGCTGCTGCAGGGAATTGGACAAATACCACCATAGAGTAAAGAGTGCTGCGCCCCCCAACACCCAACTTAACCAGTACCAGTGACGTCGATTAAAACTTAAGCTCGGCGTCTTAGTGAGCGGCAAATGGGCTGATAGTGCGTAGGCTGGAACGCGCTGAGTCAGTTGCTTTAACACTTGGGTTCGATGCAGATCCTCGCTGCTGCGATATTGCCCTGTAAAACCTAGGGCGAGCACTCGATGAAAGCAGATCAGTACGGCCTTTTCTGCGTTAGTTTCATGCAAAACATTGGCAATTCGGTCCCATAGCTTTGCACCTGCTTCGAGCGTATTAAAGTACGTTGCCTGCAATGGTGACTTAAGCCATTGCTCATAACCTGCATCCTGAATATTCCTATTCATGACACTTTCATCCAACAAGGCGCACTGGGCATATAGCATGTGCTCAGTGGCCTCGGTGGAATACCCCAGCTCTTGTAACTGCTGTCTGGCCGTATCAATCTGCTCACATACACGCTGATAAAAAGCGAGGCCATTCTCAATAGGTACACCATTTTTGAGCTGGCATACCGTTAACCATGTATCAGCAAACACACTATCAATCGTGTTCGCTGGGTTTGTTGCTTTATTAGTCATGAGCGTAACACCGCAAAAAGTTCCAATTGCACATCACCTAAAGTCCCTGGTATATAAAACGCACATTGACCTGAAGCCAGCATCGCTTTGGCTGCCGGGTTATTCAGCTCCA
Encoded here:
- the tssL gene encoding type VI secretion system protein TssL, short form; translated protein: MTNKATNPANTIDSVFADTWLTVCQLKNGVPIENGLAFYQRVCEQIDTARQQLQELGYSTEATEHMLYAQCALLDESVMNRNIQDAGYEQWLKSPLQATYFNTLEAGAKLWDRIANVLHETNAEKAVLICFHRVLALGFTGQYRSSEDLHRTQVLKQLTQRVPAYALSAHLPLTKTPSLSFNRRHWYWLSWVLGGAALFTLWWYLSNSLQQQLQQLLH
- a CDS encoding OmpA family protein, with translation MHIWIKQTLVSCALGLALWLLWGFWLLGLGLSVLLSVLLIALAAVLSSANYQLYQQRQKAQPVFDEQLLPAQGFQGTLVLVCGLEQPLADSYRELQAGWYLSVADNESFLQTVHWLAEQRPELLSRVAIMLPVLPEQLTDQDALLESVFAWRRAIAQASRYMAYQPEMWCVLYLNPLHSAQPAVAQSKAPLWFSAKTGQAIQVAEGHTSLGTLDGWLDRHAHETYPLPLMVNLEHALQWLQHTYLPLWQLPQAGTSSLSLQAVAVHFAPVLALPNNLWQAYLAQRTGLVSTVHVTAAAVLPFPAILLSRKVSRLSLTVMEKTAAQFAGIVAVFLLLAMLASFNHNQRLIQHAQNDLVLFRGLSGEPVEPKLAAQKQLRASVQQLTRWEREGIPTAYSVALYQGGRLLPPLQSALSEWAPPPAPAPIIQRVDNAVTLDSLALFDVGQFSLKPQANKVLVSALLDVKAKPGWLIVISGHTDSTGSPQANQRLSQQRAESVRDWMLATSDLSANCFAVQGFGDTRPVADNNSEEGRGKNRRVEIRLLPQADACQEVNIKSTSSFTKDDVLSLQMEK